In Pseudomonas fluorescens NCIMB 11764, a single window of DNA contains:
- a CDS encoding patatin-like phospholipase family protein, giving the protein MTVISPVRPSSSPPSSSLNNATQGSPTSPSAEDWGDFMQGTRCKGEGLCETLASSSTGRELSIRRYENDVVEMDLKRPDIKDLVLSGGGAKGVAFSGAVKALEESGHLDKISNLRGSSAGAITAAVLACGMTHAQIDKLLDDIDLVSLLDSQSKVLGPIQHLSSTIGKGVAKAPGKTGKIGQLLFDLLPRLQSKGRPLEALVRDKSVESILSRFSQAPKDDQRQISEASKACVEQIKTNRYVTFGDLATLSKDMPEIKQLHITGTAMFDGRPQMVVFNASLTPDLDVAHAALISGSLPVVFQSPSEQGLPFQGEGERTSFQDGGIMLNTPVLDLYDIQIPMSAIPERDQLILKFESENGGKKNDSGTLLSRTIDKAIGVDHSARDAQEEKGIVAFKGQTVIVPLKTDEGDFTTLLGGTVNFSMPKEHRNLLQEKLRSKVEEHLKSHDHSETYTFKSIGSALLALDDALFDTVALELNSDQSCEAVISFRQKAQQALTDLKHALDVISKARDKEDPGKKNAILELTPELRAVINALDQLGDTPEKTDWLAKKLNHGNHPDYMELLQAVKRMDAGAPGQKSAVMTKAIEEMSIRDIKIKSENFIREVLFPSLYRVGQPDSNVKLIGEAIIDLREAKTPEDQERAGKRLIDNYVSRNSLFSSFVSSTTVEQTRAWLIPAK; this is encoded by the coding sequence ATGACTGTTATCAGCCCCGTACGTCCCTCCTCATCACCTCCCTCAAGCAGCCTGAACAACGCGACTCAAGGTTCACCGACAAGTCCCTCTGCCGAAGATTGGGGCGACTTCATGCAAGGCACCCGGTGCAAAGGTGAAGGCCTGTGCGAAACGCTGGCGAGCTCGTCGACCGGCCGAGAGCTTTCGATCCGCCGTTATGAGAACGACGTGGTCGAAATGGACCTCAAGCGCCCTGATATCAAAGACCTTGTGCTAAGCGGCGGAGGGGCCAAAGGGGTCGCCTTCTCCGGAGCGGTAAAAGCACTGGAAGAAAGTGGTCATCTGGACAAAATCAGCAACCTGCGAGGTTCATCGGCAGGCGCCATTACTGCGGCGGTGCTCGCCTGCGGAATGACACACGCGCAAATCGACAAACTGTTGGACGACATCGATCTTGTGTCGCTGCTCGACAGCCAAAGCAAGGTGCTTGGACCGATTCAGCACCTCAGCTCCACCATTGGTAAAGGTGTCGCAAAGGCCCCGGGCAAGACTGGCAAAATCGGACAGCTGCTGTTCGACCTGCTGCCTCGACTTCAATCCAAAGGCAGGCCACTGGAGGCACTGGTCCGTGACAAATCGGTCGAGTCGATCCTGTCTCGTTTCAGCCAGGCCCCTAAAGATGATCAGCGGCAAATTTCGGAGGCAAGCAAAGCTTGCGTAGAACAAATAAAAACCAATCGCTACGTGACCTTTGGTGATCTGGCGACCCTGAGCAAGGACATGCCTGAAATCAAGCAACTGCACATCACCGGCACCGCCATGTTCGACGGGCGCCCGCAAATGGTGGTGTTCAATGCCAGCCTGACCCCGGATCTGGATGTGGCTCACGCAGCCCTTATTTCAGGTTCATTGCCCGTCGTTTTCCAATCACCCTCAGAACAAGGTCTGCCCTTCCAGGGTGAGGGAGAGCGAACTTCCTTTCAGGATGGCGGGATCATGCTCAACACTCCGGTCCTGGATCTATACGATATTCAAATCCCGATGAGCGCAATTCCCGAAAGAGATCAGTTGATTCTCAAATTCGAGAGCGAGAATGGCGGTAAAAAAAACGATAGCGGCACACTTCTTTCGAGAACGATCGACAAGGCCATCGGCGTGGACCACTCGGCCCGAGACGCACAAGAAGAGAAAGGCATCGTCGCGTTTAAAGGACAAACGGTGATCGTTCCCCTGAAGACCGATGAGGGCGACTTCACTACCCTGCTGGGAGGCACGGTCAACTTCAGCATGCCGAAAGAGCACAGAAACCTGCTGCAGGAAAAACTGCGCTCCAAAGTTGAAGAACACCTGAAAAGCCATGACCACAGCGAAACGTACACCTTCAAATCCATTGGTAGCGCTCTACTGGCCCTTGATGATGCATTGTTCGATACGGTGGCGCTTGAACTGAACAGTGATCAATCATGTGAAGCGGTCATCAGTTTCCGGCAGAAAGCTCAACAGGCGCTGACTGATTTAAAGCACGCTCTGGATGTCATCTCCAAAGCCAGAGACAAAGAAGACCCAGGCAAGAAGAACGCCATACTGGAACTCACTCCAGAACTGCGTGCAGTGATCAATGCCCTGGATCAGCTCGGCGACACACCGGAAAAAACCGATTGGCTGGCGAAAAAACTCAATCATGGAAACCACCCGGATTACATGGAGCTGCTCCAAGCCGTTAAACGCATGGATGCCGGGGCACCAGGGCAAAAGTCTGCTGTCATGACCAAAGCCATCGAGGAAATGAGCATCCGCGACATCAAAATCAAGAGCGAAAACTTCATTCGCGAAGTGCTCTTTCCCTCCCTGTATCGTGTTGGCCAGCCTGACTCGAACGTCAAGCTGATAGGAGAGGCAATCATTGACTTGCGAGAAGCCAAGACCCCCGAGGATCAGGAGAGAGCAGGCAAACGGCTAATCGACAATTACGTCTCGCGTAACTCTCTATTCTCGAGTTTTGTCAGCTCGACGACGGTTGAACAAACCCGAGCATGGCTGATTCCTGCCAAGTAA
- a CDS encoding formate/nitrite transporter family protein, which translates to MDTHKDGKTPDLSAKEQHEVDKNQPPRAAVLHEIIRTQGDQELERSIAALWWSALAAGLTMGLSLMAMGLLNSRLPDAEGFKVIASFGYCAGFLAVILARQQLFTENTLTAVLPIMSKPTLANFGRLLRLWSVVLVGNLCGTLLVAYVMLHLPIFDSKTDLAFLDIGRKVMENDAGQMFAKGIVSGWMIATMVWMIPSMESAKMWIIILITYFMALGDFTHIVVGSAEVSYLVFAGELPWKDFWLVFAGPTLLGNIIGGSFIFALISHAQIRSESGAPKEKKSEARPTADEDAKR; encoded by the coding sequence ATGGACACGCACAAAGACGGCAAGACCCCCGACCTCTCGGCGAAAGAGCAGCACGAAGTCGACAAGAACCAGCCTCCGCGCGCAGCGGTGCTGCACGAAATCATCCGCACCCAGGGCGATCAGGAACTTGAGCGCAGCATCGCCGCGCTCTGGTGGTCGGCGCTGGCCGCCGGCCTGACCATGGGTCTGTCGCTGATGGCCATGGGGTTGCTCAATTCCCGCCTGCCGGACGCCGAAGGTTTCAAGGTCATCGCCAGTTTCGGCTACTGCGCCGGTTTTCTCGCGGTGATCCTCGCCCGCCAGCAGCTGTTCACCGAAAACACCCTGACGGCGGTCCTGCCGATCATGAGCAAGCCCACACTGGCCAACTTCGGCCGCTTGCTGCGGTTGTGGTCGGTGGTGTTGGTGGGCAACCTCTGCGGCACTTTGCTGGTGGCGTATGTGATGCTGCATCTGCCGATCTTCGACAGCAAGACTGACCTGGCCTTCCTCGACATCGGCCGCAAGGTCATGGAAAACGATGCCGGCCAGATGTTCGCCAAGGGCATTGTCTCGGGCTGGATGATCGCCACCATGGTCTGGATGATCCCATCCATGGAAAGCGCCAAGATGTGGATCATCATCCTCATCACCTACTTCATGGCGCTGGGGGACTTCACCCACATCGTGGTCGGTTCAGCCGAGGTTTCATATCTGGTCTTTGCCGGGGAACTGCCGTGGAAGGATTTCTGGCTGGTGTTCGCCGGTCCGACGCTGCTGGGGAATATCATCGGCGGCAGCTTTATTTTTGCACTGATCAGCCATGCGCAGATTCGCAGTGAAAGCGGCGCCCCTAAAGAGAAGAAAAGCGAAGCCCGGCCGACCGCAGACGAGGACGCCAAGCGATGA
- a CDS encoding acyl-CoA thioesterase has protein sequence MNFHTRKWVKPEDLNPNGTLFGGSLLRWIDEEAAIYAIVQLGNQRVVTKYISEINFVSASRQGDIIELGITATEFGRTSITLTCEVRNKITRKSILTVERMVFVNLGEDGLPAPHGRTEIKYVKDQFQDDVVS, from the coding sequence ATGAATTTCCACACCCGCAAATGGGTAAAACCCGAAGACCTCAACCCCAACGGCACGCTGTTCGGCGGCAGTCTGTTGCGCTGGATCGACGAAGAAGCGGCGATCTATGCCATCGTCCAGCTGGGCAATCAGCGTGTGGTCACCAAGTACATTTCCGAAATCAACTTCGTCAGCGCCTCGCGCCAGGGCGACATCATCGAACTGGGCATCACCGCGACCGAGTTCGGCCGGACGTCGATCACCCTGACCTGCGAAGTGCGCAACAAGATCACCCGTAAAAGCATCCTGACGGTGGAGAGAATGGTCTTCGTCAACCTCGGTGAGGACGGCTTGCCTGCGCCACATGGCCGGACCGAGATCAAGTACGTCAAAGATCAGTTTCAGGATGACGTCGTCAGCTAA
- the ahcY gene encoding adenosylhomocysteinase codes for MSAVITPADFNDYKVADMSLAAWGRRETIIAESEMPALMGLRRKYSAEQPLKGAKILGCIHMTIQTAVLIETLVALGAEVRWSSCNIFSTQDQAAAAIAAAGIPVFAWKGETEEEYEWCLEQTILKDGAPWDANMILDDGGDLTELLHKKYPAILDRVHGVTEETTTGVHRLLDMLAKGELKIPAINVNDSVTKSKNDNKYGCRHSLNDAIKRGTDHLLSGKQALVIGYGDVGKGSAQSLRQEGMIVKVSEVDPICAMQACMDGYELVSPFIDGINNGTEASIDKALLGKIDLIVTTTGNVNVCDANMLKALKKRAVVCNIGHFDNEIDTAFMRKNWAWEEVKPQVHKIHRTGPGAFDAQNDDYLILLAEGRLVNLGNATGHPSRIMDGSFANQVLAQIFLFGQKYADLSPAQKAERLTVEVLPKKLDEEVALEMVRGFGGVVTQLTKTQADYIGVTVEGPFKPHAYRY; via the coding sequence ATGAGCGCTGTTATCACGCCTGCAGATTTTAACGATTACAAAGTCGCCGACATGTCCCTGGCTGCCTGGGGCCGTCGCGAAACCATCATCGCTGAATCCGAAATGCCAGCCCTGATGGGTCTGCGCCGCAAGTACTCCGCCGAGCAACCGCTCAAAGGCGCGAAGATCCTCGGCTGCATCCACATGACCATTCAGACTGCCGTGCTGATCGAAACCCTGGTTGCCCTGGGTGCCGAAGTGCGTTGGTCGTCCTGCAACATTTTCTCGACCCAGGACCAGGCCGCTGCTGCCATCGCTGCTGCCGGTATCCCGGTTTTCGCCTGGAAAGGCGAAACTGAAGAAGAGTACGAGTGGTGCCTGGAGCAAACCATCCTGAAGGATGGCGCGCCTTGGGATGCCAACATGATCCTCGACGACGGCGGCGACCTGACCGAGCTGCTGCACAAGAAATACCCGGCGATCCTGGACCGCGTCCACGGCGTGACCGAAGAAACCACCACTGGCGTTCACCGCCTGCTGGACATGCTGGCCAAGGGCGAGCTGAAAATCCCGGCCATCAACGTCAACGACTCGGTGACCAAGAGCAAGAACGACAACAAGTACGGCTGCCGTCACAGCCTGAACGACGCGATCAAGCGCGGTACCGACCACCTGCTGTCCGGCAAGCAAGCGCTGGTCATCGGTTACGGTGACGTGGGCAAGGGTTCGGCCCAGTCCCTGCGTCAGGAAGGCATGATCGTCAAGGTTTCCGAAGTCGACCCGATCTGCGCCATGCAAGCGTGCATGGACGGCTACGAGCTGGTTTCGCCGTTCATCGACGGTATCAACAACGGTACTGAAGCCAGCATCGACAAGGCCCTGCTGGGCAAGATCGACCTGATCGTGACCACCACCGGCAACGTCAATGTTTGCGATGCAAACATGCTCAAAGCCCTGAAGAAGCGCGCTGTTGTCTGCAACATCGGCCACTTCGACAACGAAATCGACACCGCTTTCATGCGCAAGAACTGGGCATGGGAAGAAGTGAAGCCACAGGTTCACAAGATCCACCGTACCGGCCCTGGCGCATTCGATGCCCAGAACGACGACTACCTGATCCTGCTGGCCGAAGGCCGTCTGGTTAACCTGGGTAACGCCACCGGTCACCCAAGCCGCATCATGGACGGCTCGTTCGCCAACCAGGTTCTGGCGCAGATCTTCCTGTTCGGCCAGAAGTACGCCGACCTGTCGCCAGCCCAGAAAGCCGAGCGCCTGACCGTTGAAGTACTGCCGAAGAAACTCGACGAAGAAGTGGCCCTGGAAATGGTCCGCGGTTTCGGCGGTGTTGTGACTCAGCTGACCAAGACCCAGGCCGACTACATCGGCGTGACCGTCGAAGGTCCGTTCAAGCCGCACGCTTACCGCTACTGA
- the metF gene encoding methylenetetrahydrofolate reductase [NAD(P)H] encodes MSQDRRYSFEFFPTKTDAGHEKLLATARQLATYNPDFFSCTYGAGGSTRDRTLNTVLQLESEVKVPAAPHLSCVGDSKDDLRGLLTQYKAAGIKRIVALRGDLPSGMGMASGELRHANDLVEFIREETGDHFHIEVAAYPEMHPQARNFEDDIANFVRKANAGADSAITQYFFNADSYFYFVERVRAMGVNIPIVPGIMPITNYSKLARFSDACGAEIPRWIRKQLEAYGDDTQSIQRFGEQVITEMCERLLQGGAPGLHFYTLNQAEASLAVWNNLKLPR; translated from the coding sequence ATGTCCCAAGACCGCCGCTACAGCTTCGAGTTCTTCCCTACGAAGACCGACGCTGGGCATGAAAAGCTGCTCGCCACTGCTCGTCAGCTGGCCACGTACAATCCCGATTTCTTCTCCTGCACCTACGGCGCTGGCGGTTCGACCCGTGATCGCACGCTCAACACCGTGTTGCAGCTCGAAAGCGAAGTCAAAGTCCCGGCCGCACCGCATTTGTCTTGCGTTGGCGACAGCAAGGACGACCTGCGCGGCCTGCTGACTCAATACAAGGCTGCCGGCATCAAACGTATCGTTGCCCTGCGCGGTGACCTGCCTTCGGGCATGGGCATGGCCAGCGGTGAACTGCGCCACGCTAACGATCTGGTCGAGTTCATTCGTGAAGAGACCGGCGATCATTTCCACATCGAAGTCGCCGCTTACCCGGAAATGCATCCGCAAGCGCGCAATTTCGAAGACGATATCGCCAACTTCGTGCGCAAGGCCAACGCCGGCGCCGACAGCGCGATCACCCAGTATTTCTTCAACGCCGACAGCTACTTCTACTTCGTCGAGCGTGTACGGGCGATGGGCGTGAACATTCCGATCGTGCCGGGCATCATGCCGATCACCAACTACAGCAAGCTCGCGCGCTTCTCCGATGCCTGCGGTGCGGAAATCCCGCGCTGGATCCGCAAGCAACTGGAAGCCTACGGCGACGACACCCAGAGCATTCAACGCTTTGGTGAACAAGTCATCACCGAAATGTGTGAACGCCTGCTGCAAGGTGGCGCTCCAGGGCTGCACTTCTACACACTGAACCAGGCTGAAGCGAGTCTGGCGGTGTGGAACAACCTGAAGCTGCCGCGCTAA
- a CDS encoding substrate-binding periplasmic protein, giving the protein MPLIPQLIAMLVFTCLSFAARGEKLRIVTEPWAPYVYEENGKSLGLDYETTAIVFKRLGIEVEWQFLPWKRCLSMLETGQADGALDIFHSEERDATLLYPGEPLSEVQFVMFYANERPHPFRTLDDLKGLTIGTSPGYLYSPDFRESTLFTREPAPTHEANFGKLVRGRIDLLITDRRVGQHLLDELNIRDQISENPTVISQQSQFLAVRRNAGMDLLVQRFGAELKRFKREPAYAELSARYGADPAVSNHAAGATAVREKTVEQQESGAQ; this is encoded by the coding sequence ATGCCATTGATTCCGCAGTTAATCGCCATGCTGGTTTTCACTTGCCTGAGCTTCGCCGCTCGGGGCGAGAAATTGCGCATTGTCACCGAACCATGGGCGCCTTACGTCTATGAGGAGAACGGTAAATCACTGGGGCTGGACTACGAAACCACGGCCATCGTCTTCAAGCGCCTGGGGATCGAAGTCGAATGGCAGTTCCTGCCGTGGAAACGCTGCCTGTCGATGCTCGAAACCGGCCAGGCCGATGGCGCGCTGGACATTTTTCACAGTGAAGAGCGCGACGCCACCCTGCTCTACCCCGGCGAACCGCTCTCGGAAGTCCAGTTCGTGATGTTTTACGCCAACGAGCGGCCTCATCCGTTTCGTACCCTGGACGACTTGAAAGGCCTGACGATTGGCACCTCCCCAGGCTATCTGTACAGCCCGGACTTTCGCGAATCGACACTGTTCACTCGCGAGCCGGCGCCCACTCACGAAGCCAACTTCGGCAAACTGGTGCGCGGGCGAATCGACCTGCTGATCACCGATCGCCGGGTCGGCCAGCATTTGCTCGACGAATTGAACATCCGCGACCAGATCAGCGAAAACCCGACCGTCATCAGCCAACAGAGCCAATTCCTGGCAGTTCGCCGCAATGCGGGCATGGACTTGCTGGTGCAACGCTTCGGCGCTGAACTCAAGCGGTTCAAGCGCGAGCCCGCCTATGCCGAACTGAGTGCCCGTTATGGCGCCGATCCGGCCGTCAGCAATCACGCTGCCGGGGCCACCGCCGTCCGCGAAAAAACCGTTGAGCAGCAGGAAAGCGGCGCGCAGTGA
- a CDS encoding DEAD/DEAH box helicase, whose protein sequence is MSFASLGLSEALVRAIEAAGYTEPTPVQQRAIPAVLQGRDLMVAAQTGTGKTGGFALPILERLFPNGHPDKSQRHGPRQPRVLVLTPTRELAAQVHESFKVYARDLKFVSACIFGGVGMNPQVQAMSRGVDVLVACPGRLLDLAGQGSVDLSHVEILVLDEADRMLDMGFVHDVKKVLARLPSKRQNLLFSATFSKDITDLAGKLLHNPERIEVTPPNTTVERIEQRVFRLPANHKRSLLAHLITAGAWEQVLVFTRTKHGANRLAEYLDKHGLTAVAIHGNKSQNARTKALADFKAGEVRILVATDIAARGLDIDQLPHVVNFELPNVDEDYVHRIGRTGRAGRSGEAISLVAPDEEKLLKSIERMTKQKIADGDLMGFDSSAVEAEKPEVRERPDVRNPRNPRGPRGDGPNGSGGGGGRKDKGKDKGGKEKPAATGRGDRPAREQKPREGTPAREQQRPAPRAAADRAPDEFLDDDIDNFGNRVDYVPQAKPAQGRGRRPGAPAQGSAAGTGAPRTGGKPQGRQSGPRSSDGATTGTPPAKRSGPRNGAPRDGQARREEGRNRRPARDDQPRSEPAVQNPRGPAPKIIHKESKTDRFPTPEQLDQLPGRPRGEKPALLTRNR, encoded by the coding sequence ATGTCCTTTGCTTCCCTCGGTCTCTCCGAGGCTTTAGTCCGCGCCATCGAGGCAGCGGGCTATACCGAGCCTACTCCGGTGCAACAGCGGGCCATTCCCGCCGTGTTGCAAGGTCGCGACCTGATGGTTGCGGCTCAGACAGGTACTGGTAAAACCGGCGGCTTCGCCCTTCCGATTCTGGAGCGGTTGTTTCCCAACGGTCACCCGGACAAATCCCAGCGTCACGGCCCGCGCCAACCACGCGTGCTGGTCCTGACCCCTACCCGCGAACTCGCGGCTCAGGTTCACGAAAGCTTCAAGGTCTATGCCCGTGACCTGAAGTTCGTCAGCGCCTGCATCTTCGGCGGCGTCGGCATGAACCCGCAGGTTCAGGCCATGTCCCGCGGCGTTGACGTGCTGGTGGCCTGCCCTGGCCGTCTGCTCGACCTCGCCGGCCAAGGCAGCGTCGATCTGTCCCACGTGGAAATCCTCGTGCTGGACGAAGCCGACCGCATGCTCGACATGGGCTTTGTCCATGACGTGAAAAAGGTCCTGGCCCGTCTGCCGAGCAAACGTCAGAACCTGTTGTTCTCGGCGACGTTCTCCAAGGACATCACCGACCTTGCCGGCAAGCTGCTGCACAACCCGGAACGCATCGAAGTCACGCCGCCGAACACCACGGTCGAGCGCATCGAGCAACGCGTATTCCGTCTGCCGGCCAACCACAAGCGTTCGCTGCTGGCGCACCTGATCACCGCAGGCGCCTGGGAACAGGTGCTCGTGTTCACCCGCACCAAGCACGGCGCCAACCGTCTGGCCGAATACCTGGACAAACACGGCCTCACCGCCGTCGCGATCCACGGCAACAAGAGCCAGAACGCACGCACCAAAGCCCTGGCCGACTTCAAGGCCGGTGAAGTACGCATCCTGGTCGCCACCGACATCGCCGCTCGCGGCCTCGACATCGATCAGTTGCCACACGTGGTCAACTTCGAACTGCCGAACGTCGACGAAGATTACGTTCACCGCATCGGCCGTACCGGCCGTGCCGGTCGTTCGGGCGAGGCGATCTCGCTGGTGGCTCCGGACGAAGAAAAGCTGCTGAAAAGCATCGAACGCATGACCAAGCAGAAAATCGCCGACGGCGACCTGATGGGCTTCGATTCCAGCGCTGTAGAAGCCGAGAAACCGGAAGTCCGCGAGCGTCCGGATGTGCGTAACCCGCGCAACCCACGTGGCCCGCGCGGTGACGGTCCGAACGGCAGCGGCGGTGGCGGCGGTCGTAAAGACAAAGGCAAGGACAAGGGCGGCAAGGAAAAACCTGCAGCCACTGGCCGTGGCGATCGTCCGGCCCGTGAGCAGAAACCACGCGAAGGCACCCCGGCTCGCGAGCAACAGCGCCCGGCGCCACGCGCTGCCGCTGATCGCGCTCCGGACGAGTTCCTGGACGACGATATCGATAACTTCGGTAACCGCGTCGACTACGTGCCTCAAGCCAAACCGGCTCAGGGTCGTGGCCGCCGTCCGGGCGCTCCAGCACAAGGTTCGGCCGCTGGCACAGGTGCTCCGCGCACTGGCGGCAAGCCTCAGGGTCGCCAAAGCGGTCCGCGCAGCAGCGACGGCGCCACCACCGGCACGCCGCCGGCCAAGCGCAGCGGTCCACGCAACGGTGCTCCACGTGACGGCCAGGCCCGTCGCGAAGAAGGCCGCAACCGTCGCCCGGCGCGTGACGACCAGCCGCGTTCGGAACCCGCCGTGCAAAACCCGCGTGGTCCGGCACCGAAGATCATTCACAAGGAGTCGAAAACCGATCGTTTCCCGACTCCCGAACAACTTGATCAACTGCCAGGCCGTCCCCGTGGTGAGAAACCAGCATTGCTGACTCGCAATCGCTGA
- a CDS encoding YceI family protein, with the protein MLKKTLAAVAIGSALLSANVMAADYVVDKEGQHAFVDFKISHLGYSYITGTFKDIDGKFSFDAAKPEASKIEFNVNTASVFTNHAERDKHIASKDFLDGSKAKFVSTSVKSTGKNAAGKDTADVTGDLTILGVTKPVVVKATFLGEGKDPWGGYRAGFEGTTSIKRSDFGKQKDLGPASDAVELYVSFEGVKAK; encoded by the coding sequence ATGTTGAAAAAAACACTCGCTGCTGTGGCAATCGGTTCGGCTCTGCTGTCCGCTAACGTGATGGCAGCTGACTACGTCGTCGACAAGGAAGGCCAGCATGCCTTCGTTGACTTCAAGATCAGCCACTTGGGCTACAGCTACATCACCGGTACCTTCAAGGACATCGACGGCAAGTTCAGCTTCGATGCGGCCAAGCCGGAAGCGAGCAAGATCGAGTTCAACGTCAACACCGCCAGCGTGTTCACCAACCATGCCGAGCGCGACAAGCACATCGCCAGCAAAGACTTCCTGGACGGGTCTAAAGCCAAGTTCGTCTCCACCAGCGTTAAATCCACCGGCAAAAACGCCGCTGGCAAAGACACTGCCGACGTGACCGGCGACCTGACCATCCTTGGCGTGACCAAGCCAGTCGTGGTCAAGGCTACCTTCCTGGGCGAAGGCAAGGATCCATGGGGCGGCTACCGTGCCGGCTTCGAGGGCACCACCAGCATCAAGCGTTCCGACTTCGGCAAGCAGAAAGACCTGGGCCCAGCGTCCGATGCAGTCGAGTTGTACGTTTCGTTTGAAGGTGTCAAAGCGAAGTAA
- a CDS encoding cytochrome b: MQLRNSSSRYGWVSIFMHWCVALAVFGLFALGLWMVGLDYYSTWRKDAPDLHKSIGLVLFAVMLLRVLWRFVSPPPPTLDSYSRLTRIGAKFGHSFLYLGLFAVMIAGYLISTADGVGIPVFGLFEVPALVSGIPDQADTAGVIHLYLAWVLVIFSGLHALAALKHHFIDRDATLIRMLGRKA; this comes from the coding sequence ATGCAGCTACGTAACTCTTCTTCCCGCTACGGTTGGGTCAGCATCTTCATGCATTGGTGCGTGGCGCTGGCGGTCTTCGGTCTGTTCGCGTTGGGGTTGTGGATGGTCGGTCTCGACTACTACAGCACCTGGCGCAAAGACGCGCCGGACCTGCACAAGAGCATTGGCCTGGTGCTGTTTGCCGTCATGTTGCTGCGTGTGTTGTGGCGCTTTGTCAGTCCGCCACCGCCGACACTCGACAGCTACAGCCGTCTGACGCGCATTGGCGCGAAGTTCGGCCATTCGTTCCTGTACCTCGGCCTGTTTGCTGTGATGATTGCCGGTTACCTGATTTCCACCGCAGACGGTGTCGGGATTCCGGTGTTTGGCCTGTTTGAAGTTCCTGCACTGGTGTCCGGAATACCGGACCAGGCAGACACCGCCGGTGTGATCCATCTGTATCTGGCGTGGGTACTGGTAATTTTTTCCGGTCTCCATGCGTTGGCAGCATTGAAGCACCACTTTATCGATCGTGATGCGACCCTCATTCGTATGCTGGGCCGCAAAGCCTGA